CGGCATGTCTCTCTCAACACAGAATATATCGGCCCGTTTGGCGTTAGGATGCTCCTTTTTAGCCTTAAGCACTGCGCTTTTATACAGCCAAACTCATAATCCTCTAATTCCCTTATAATCTCCGCCAGCTTCTCTTTGTTACGACCTGACTTAAGACGGGCGATGGTCAGATGAGGCGAGAAACCTTTAGGATCAGGCTTAAATCCAAGATTCTGCATTGCAGATTCCAACTGATAGAAAATACTTCGTAGCTCATTCACGCCTTCACTTATGCCTGCCCAGATAACTGAAATTTTCCTCAAATTAGGAAAGGCGCCCAATCCCTTTATTTTAATGTCAAATGGTCTAAAATCTATCTTCTCCATTTCGCCGTGTATTTCATCAACCATGCTGAATGGAATCTCCCCGAGAAATCTAATTGTGATATGAATGTTTTCGGGTTTTGTTAGTCTTAAGCTAGCGCCAGTGTTGATCAGCATCTCTTGAACATCTTCGATGTTGCGTATCACCACATCCTCCTCAACATCGAAAGATATGAAAGCCCTGATAGACTCCAAGAGTTAACCATCCTCTTTTTGCTTTTGTCTGACAATCATATTTTTTAGTCTCGTCAGTTATGTGCTTATACGAAGATTTATTTGTTATTCTTGGCATGAATAGGATTTGATCTACTCGTGTGAATAAATATCCCGAAATTTCAACAGAACGTAAGAGGCGTAGAATTGACTGATAGGATGGTAATTGGAATAGCCGGGATGCCTGGCTCAGGAAAAAACACAGTTCATGAGGTGGCTAAGAGATACGGTCTGCCTGTCTTTGTCATGGGCGATGAGGTTCGGGTTGAGGCAGCGAAGAGAGGGCTTGAGCCGACGCCGGAAAACCTTGGCAGGCTTATGCTTAAGTTAAGGGAGGAAGAAGGTCCGGAGGCTCTGGCCAAAAGACTTGTTCCGAAAATAATGGCTTCTAAATCGCCAGTAATCATTGTTGATGGAATTAGAAGTATGGATGAGGTTAGAGAATTTAGAAAATTTTTCCCGGACTTTAAATTGCTTGCAGTTCATGCCTCTCCAGAAACAAGATTCAAACGGTTGCTTAAGAGAAAGAGAAGTGATGATCCTAAGAGTTGGGAATCCTTTCTTGAGCGTGATGATCGAGAGGTAAGGGTTGGACTAGGCGAAGTGATAGCGAAAGCTGATTTCCTCGTGGTTAATGAAGGAACCCTTGACCAGTATATGGGTGAACTTGACCGTCTATTCAGGAAGTGGTTAAAAATTGAATGATTTTAGATTTGTAAGAATCTACGTCGACGTAGATGTTAATCCTACAGAAGACGCGAACAAGGTTGCTGTGGCTGTAAAGAGGGTTCTCGGAGATCTTTCACTCCAGATTATAGATGAGAAGAATAAGCGAAGATTAATCGGAAACGCGGAAGGACTTGAGTGCCTATTAAAATTCCAAGAACTTTTAAAAAGAGAAAGAATTCGTGATGCCGCAAGAGCCCTTCTCACTAGTTGCATTAGTGAAGAGGAAATAAACTTCTGCCTTAACAAACAAGTTGCATACATGGGCCACATATCCTTCTCTCAGTCAGAAGGCGAATCTCCTCTTGGACCAATTCGCATTAAAATTGTCTGTGATCAGCCTCGGCAACTTATTGAATGGCTGACAGCGAAAACCTAGACTTGCGAGGTATAAAAAGGATGAAAGCCGGTCTCTCAACACTCTACTGCTTAGGAAAATCATTTCGAATCCTCCTGAAGGAATTAAAGAATGCGCCGGTAAGCAATATTGAACTTGTCGATGAAGGATTACATTTCTTCACAGATAGGCGTATCGCCTCTATAAAGAAGATTGTTCGGGAAAGAGACTTTACAACAACCGTTCACGCTCCGTTTGCCGACATCAACATCGCATCGCCTAACAGGGACGTGTGGCAAATAGTCCTTAAGCGTCTCAAGAAGTCCATCCGATTTTCAAGTAATCTTGGATCGACATTATGGGTCTTTCATCCCGGTCTTAGAACCGGAATAAGCCACATTTATCCCGGCTTAGACTGGCGAATAAACATGCGGGCCATACTCGAACTAAAGAGGATTGCTGACAAACAAGGATTAAGAATAGCCATTGAGAATGGCCCCTCACCATTCCCATTTCTCTTAAAGAACGTGGACGACTTCTTAAAATTTTATGATGAGCTTCGAGATGATGATATTGGAATTACACTTGATGTGGGACATGCAAACTTGAACGGCCAAATTCCAAAATTTGTCGAATCGTTTCCAGATAGAATCGTTCACGTGCATGTTCATGATAATCTGGGCGACCGTGACGCTCACCTTGGCATTGGTGAGGGGAATATAGATTGGCACAGTTTTCTTTCCTCTCTCAAGTATGCTGGTTACCAAGGAATGCTAATCGTAGAGTCTGAAAAAAACGTTCATGAAAGCCTTTTTAGGCTAAAAGAGATGTTAAGCCGCCTCTGACTTCTCAAGTCTAATCAGTTAATGGAACTTCGATATTCATAAGGTCTTCAGCTACAACTACCCTAGGAAACTCCATCTTCGCCTCATCCAATAGAACTTCCGGATCACTGTATCTGGCACTTATATGTGTTAACACTAGAAGCTTTACCTCTGCTTTCTTCGCTATAACTGCCGCTTCGATAGGAGTTGAATGTCCATCCTCCTTAGCTCTTTCGGCAAGATCTTGTGAAAATGTTGCTTCATGGATAAGAAGGTCGGCTGACTTAGCAATCTGAGCAATCTTATCAGATGGTCTAGTGTCTCCGGAATATACGATTTTACGACCATTCCTAGGAGGACCCAAAACGTCCCTCGGCCGGACAATTCTTCCATTTGGAAACTCCACTTCATGGCCGCGTTGAAGCCTGGACCATAAGGGTCCCTTAGGGACACCTAATGCACGAGCTTTCTCCGGGTAGAACTTTCCCGGACGCTGTTTCTCAATTAGGGCATATGCAAAAGATGGAATAGAATGCTCAGCTTGAATAGCGTGAATCTGATAATCATCTTCTTGGAAGACTAAGCCATCCTGCCATATCTCGGTAACATTAACCGGAAAACTTAGCGAAAAGCGGACAGTCTCCATCATGGCTTTAAAATAGGCTTCTATTCCTTTTGGACCGTAAATGTGAAGCGGCTTATTCCTCTCAAGTAAGGACATTGTCTGTAGGAGTCCAGGTAGACCCAGGACGTGATCTCCATGCATATGTGTTATGAGGACTCTCATGTTCCGGCTAAGGCCAATCTTAGCTTTCATCATCTGTCTCTGTGTACCCTCTCCACAGTCGAATAGGATGAGTTCGCCTTCCCGCTGAACTGCGATTGCGGGTAATGATCTCTCTATCGTAGGAACACTTCCAGCAGTACCTAGAAATGTGATCTTGAGGCTCATTTTTCACCCCTTTATACTTAATTGGTAAGCTGGAAGACTGCGATCTCGCGTGTCAATCTTCTATGAACATGGATGAGATGTGATTCTAATAGTGTGAAGCCAGATTTTTCTCCTATCATCTTGACATTTATCGTCTTTGGGGCAGCGAGACATATTCTTCCCCCCTTCCTTATAACTCTACTTGCCGAGGCAAAGAAACGATCTAAGACTTCACGTAGGGTCAGACCAATTGTGCTTGATGCTGTTCCATAAGGTGGATCCGTAACGATACAATCGACGGTCTCATTACGCAAAGGGATTAGGCGAGCATCAGATACGCATAGACCATTAGGCTTGATCCCGAAGGACGTAAGGTTCTTGCCGCATCCTCTAACCATGTACCTCTTAACGTCGAAGCCCAGAACCTGGCAGCCGATTAATCCGGCCTCAATTAGGATGCTTCCTGTTCCGCAGAATGGATCTAGTATTAGACTGCCCGGCCTCGGCTGTGCGAGATTTACCATGCATCTTGCAAGTTTCGGTGGCATAGTGGTGGCGTGTGTAAAGAGTCTCCTCTTTGGGCATCTTTCTTCGAAACTTTTAGGCTTAACATCTGCTAACTTCAATCCGAAGATGAACCGGTCACTAGCTAGGATGCCGAAGAAGATTTTCTGAGGCGCGGTTAGGTCGACTTTAGCCCCCTCAACCTTTTTAAGGATTATCTCCCCTATTCTTCCCTCCAAGTATGTTCTGGAAATTTGTCTAGCGCTCCCCTCAATCCTTATTATACGCACTGCAAAAGTCTCTTTTTCTGAGATGAAACGGGCAAAGTCAGTTTCATTAGCGCAGCTAATGATAGCATTTATATCTGCACCACAATTGTAGAGTTCAAGCCCGCAGACTTTAAGCATAGCTGACCTAAGCTTAACTTTCTCTATGGATTCTTTATCCGCACTTATCCGTAATATTTGCGGTCTCTCTTCAAGAACATGAAACTTCACGCCTTCTGAGGCCAGAATGGCTTTGATTTCAGCGCATGGAAGAGTCAGATTCTCGCCTGAAACTAAGAAGAAGAAATCATACACATGGATTGGCCTCTCAAGATGATGGCGGAATCTTTTGACAAGTCTTGCTCTTGAATTCTTCTAGGAGCTCCATCGCCCTGTCCATCCTTATTTTCCTCTCCTCAACCATTTTCTCAGCGATTATATCTATTAAGTCCCCCTTTGCTCCTGCCATAATTGCAATATTCCTAGCGTGAAGCGACATATGTCCTCGCTGGATTCCCTCATTTGCAAGAGCGCGTAAAGCGCCTAAATTCTGCGCTAGCCCAACGGCTGCGAGGACTTCTCCAAGTTCACGCGAAGACTTTACACCGAGAATTTTCAAGGCGATTCTTGCAATGGGATGAACCTTCGTTGTACCGCCTATTATTCCAACGGCCATTGGAAGCTCAATTGATCCGACGAGATCACCATCTTCATTTTTCTCCCATACGGAGAGAGGCATGTAACAACCATGCCTGGCTGCATAGGCATGGGCCCCCGCTTCCACCGCTCTATGATCGTTTCCAGTGGCTATGACAACGGCGATTACACCATTCATTATACCCTTGTTATGAGTTGCGGCTCTGTAAGGATCTGCGGCGGCGAAGGCATAAGCATCGAGGATTCCCTCGACTACCTCCTCTCCTCCGACAGCCTCTTTATCCACAACCGTCCAAGCTCTTGCCAGACGCTCTGTCGCTAAATTTGAGATTATCCGCAAGAAGACTCTGCCCTTAGTTATCTTTTCAATTAAGGGGGCAACGGCTTCGCACATAGTATTAACAGCATTTGCTCCCATCGCGTCTCGACAATCTACCAGCAATTCTGTTATGATCATGGGTCCTCTTAGCGTCTGGATAACCTTAACCCGGATATCCTTAACTCCACCACCTACGGATACGAGGAGAGGATCTTGCTCATTTGCCTTCTTTATTATCTCTTCTTTGGCGTCTAGAATCGCCATCTTCGCCCTATAAGGATCTTTAACTCTCACGGTCTGAATCTGCCCAATCATTACGGGATCTGTGCTACTTGTGAAGAAGCCGCCCTTGCTTCTAGCCATCTTTGCAGCGTAACTTGCGGCTGCGACGACAGAAGGCTCCTCAATTGCCATGGGAATCAGGTAATCTTTGCCGTTTATCAAAAAATTGACAGCTATGCCTAAGGGTAAGGGGAAAGTGCCGATTACGTTCTCGATCATTCGATCAGCCAACTCTATGTTTAAAGAGCCAGTAGACTGTAAAAGCTGGACTTCCTCATCCGTCAAATCTGCAAACTCTTTAACGAATCTTAGCCTTTCGCTTACGCTTAATTTGTAGAATCCTGAAATCTGAGAAGATCTTCCCAAGTCCAATTTCTCCTTCCCATAGGAGTCTCTCCTATAATCTCGTTTTCAAGAATATGAGCTTAACGTATTGACTGATGAGTCTGGAAAAGAAAGTTATTTGAAGAAGTAGATCATTCTTCTCAGAGGGGGTGCGTGAATTGTTCTGCCCAAACTGTGGGAGAAAAGTTCAGGAAGGATTAAACTTTTGCATGTACTGCGGCATGCGACTTGCATTCAAATTAGAGTCTTCTCCAGAAGAGGAAGTTCGAAGCGTCATAATCCGGAGAATCGAAGCCATTAAGAATAAGGATCCTGAAGAAATAAGGCGTCTTGTGGATCAAAATAGATACTCAAAATTCGATGATTGGCCCCCCTTTGAACTGCAAAAATCTGAGGGTATATCAAATGAGGCCAAAGCACTGAAAGCGCTCAAAAGTTATGAGTATGAGACAAGGTCTTGGAACATCATCACTCTCGCGGAATCCGCTCTTGCAACATTCATTATACGGTATCGTGGCGAGATTAGAAACTTGAGGTTCGACATACAGTCTCGAGTTTCAGTCTTCTTGGCTAAATATGGAGAAAAATGGAAAATAATCCATGAGCATTGGTCGCGTTTTCCTCAACATCAGCCTTTCTGACCCTGTTCTGAATCATTCTTCCCCCTATTTGGTGGTGGAATAGGAGGGGGCGTCGTAACCATCGCCCATCCAATCCACGCAAGCACTACCAGAAACAGGTACACGATAATGATGACAGGGATTATTAGCGCCCACTCCCATATTGCCCACCCCAAATACCGTATGTCCTTAGGTGACAAGAAGATAGCCCAAAAATAGAGGATCATCGTCAAAAAACTTATTGCCATAAGTAAAAATCCCTGCGTTTTATCCCTCACATATCTCACCTTTACACACTTTAACAACAATGACCTTAAGAGATCTTTAGAGGTATTTTAATGGTAACACTAAAACCTTTTAAATATTTTCACCGTTCACTTATCTTAAGGTGAGAATTTGAGCCGAACCAGTGATGGAGAATACTTTTCCAAGACGTTAATCGACGTCGAAAAAGGGATCTTTACTGAAGACTGGCGAATATCCAGCAGCGACTTTGGGATCCCTGTGGACTGGAGCGTAGAGAAAAAGAGACTGCATGGTGGGCTTTCAGAGGATGTTGACGTGATTACAGTAGATAACGGTAGGCTATCCTATGTTATTGTCCCGACAAGAGGTATGAGTATATGGAAAGGCGAATATGACGGCAATTTTCTAGGATGGGCATCACCTGTCAAGGATCCGGTGAACCCATGCTTCATAAATCTGGAGGCAAGAGGAGGCTTAGGATGGCTGGATGGCTTTAACGAGTGGATTGTTCGCTGCGGGCTTAGCAGTCTCGGTGCACCATGCATAGATACGATCATAGATAATATGGGAAGACGAAAGGACGTGGCACTAACCCTTCATGGCAGAATCGCAAATATACCTGCAAGCAAGGTAACTGTGAGAATAGGCTTAAAGCCTCCATATGAAATCTTGGTAGAGGGTACGGTTTATGAAAGGACGATGTTTGGTCCTAACCTTGCTCTGAAGACTTCGCTGTCAACAGCTCCTGGAAGCAATTCTCTAAAGATTCACGATAGCATCGTCAATATGCGAAGTATCCCAGACGAGATGCAGATTCTCTATCACTGCAACTTTGGCCCTCCATTCCTGGAGGAGGGAGCGCGTCTAATTGCGCCGGTCAAACGTGTAGCTCCAAGAGACTCTATATCAAGCCAAGATGCCAAACCCTTCAACATCTTCGATTCACCTAAAAACGGTTTTGTGGAGAAGGTTTACTTCATGGAGCTACTTGCAGACAAAAATGATCGAACATGCGTCATGCTGGTGAACAAGAGCGGCGATAAGGCTGTTTCACTATCATACTCGCTTACGGCATTACCATTTTTCACTTTATGGAAGAACACAGCGGCTCTCGAGGACGGTTACGTGGTCGGATTAGAACCTGGCACTAGCTTCCCCAACCCG
The sequence above is drawn from the Candidatus Bathyarchaeota archaeon genome and encodes:
- the thpR gene encoding RNA 2',3'-cyclic phosphodiesterase codes for the protein MESIRAFISFDVEEDVVIRNIEDVQEMLINTGASLRLTKPENIHITIRFLGEIPFSMVDEIHGEMEKIDFRPFDIKIKGLGAFPNLRKISVIWAGISEGVNELRSIFYQLESAMQNLGFKPDPKGFSPHLTIARLKSGRNKEKLAEIIRELEDYEFGCIKAQCLRLKRSILTPNGPIYSVLRETCRS
- a CDS encoding zinc-ribbon domain-containing protein, which gives rise to MRELFCPNCGRKVQEGLNFCMYCGMRLAFKLESSPEEEVRSVIIRRIEAIKNKDPEEIRRLVDQNRYSKFDDWPPFELQKSEGISNEAKALKALKSYEYETRSWNIITLAESALATFIIRYRGEIRNLRFDIQSRVSVFLAKYGEKWKIIHEHWSRFPQHQPF
- a CDS encoding TRM11 family methyltransferase: MYDFFFLVSGENLTLPCAEIKAILASEGVKFHVLEERPQILRISADKESIEKVKLRSAMLKVCGLELYNCGADINAIISCANETDFARFISEKETFAVRIIRIEGSARQISRTYLEGRIGEIILKKVEGAKVDLTAPQKIFFGILASDRFIFGLKLADVKPKSFEERCPKRRLFTHATTMPPKLARCMVNLAQPRPGSLILDPFCGTGSILIEAGLIGCQVLGFDVKRYMVRGCGKNLTSFGIKPNGLCVSDARLIPLRNETVDCIVTDPPYGTASSTIGLTLREVLDRFFASASRVIRKGGRICLAAPKTINVKMIGEKSGFTLLESHLIHVHRRLTREIAVFQLTN
- a CDS encoding AAA family ATPase; translation: MVIGIAGMPGSGKNTVHEVAKRYGLPVFVMGDEVRVEAAKRGLEPTPENLGRLMLKLREEEGPEALAKRLVPKIMASKSPVIIVDGIRSMDEVREFRKFFPDFKLLAVHASPETRFKRLLKRKRSDDPKSWESFLERDDREVRVGLGEVIAKADFLVVNEGTLDQYMGELDRLFRKWLKIE
- a CDS encoding sugar phosphate isomerase/epimerase, which gives rise to MADSENLDLRGIKRMKAGLSTLYCLGKSFRILLKELKNAPVSNIELVDEGLHFFTDRRIASIKKIVRERDFTTTVHAPFADINIASPNRDVWQIVLKRLKKSIRFSSNLGSTLWVFHPGLRTGISHIYPGLDWRINMRAILELKRIADKQGLRIAIENGPSPFPFLLKNVDDFLKFYDELRDDDIGITLDVGHANLNGQIPKFVESFPDRIVHVHVHDNLGDRDAHLGIGEGNIDWHSFLSSLKYAGYQGMLIVESEKNVHESLFRLKEMLSRL
- the rnz gene encoding ribonuclease Z — encoded protein: MSLKITFLGTAGSVPTIERSLPAIAVQREGELILFDCGEGTQRQMMKAKIGLSRNMRVLITHMHGDHVLGLPGLLQTMSLLERNKPLHIYGPKGIEAYFKAMMETVRFSLSFPVNVTEIWQDGLVFQEDDYQIHAIQAEHSIPSFAYALIEKQRPGKFYPEKARALGVPKGPLWSRLQRGHEVEFPNGRIVRPRDVLGPPRNGRKIVYSGDTRPSDKIAQIAKSADLLIHEATFSQDLAERAKEDGHSTPIEAAVIAKKAEVKLLVLTHISARYSDPEVLLDEAKMEFPRVVVAEDLMNIEVPLTD
- a CDS encoding aldose 1-epimerase family protein, which translates into the protein MSRTSDGEYFSKTLIDVEKGIFTEDWRISSSDFGIPVDWSVEKKRLHGGLSEDVDVITVDNGRLSYVIVPTRGMSIWKGEYDGNFLGWASPVKDPVNPCFINLEARGGLGWLDGFNEWIVRCGLSSLGAPCIDTIIDNMGRRKDVALTLHGRIANIPASKVTVRIGLKPPYEILVEGTVYERTMFGPNLALKTSLSTAPGSNSLKIHDSIVNMRSIPDEMQILYHCNFGPPFLEEGARLIAPVKRVAPRDSISSQDAKPFNIFDSPKNGFVEKVYFMELLADKNDRTCVMLVNKSGDKAVSLSYSLTALPFFTLWKNTAALEDGYVVGLEPGTSFPNPKPFERQRKRVTELKPGAQYNIEITLSVHIGKEYTRKVAETVQDIAKDVKPEICEKPIPDLCPQ